Proteins encoded within one genomic window of Candidatus Hepatoplasma crinochetorum Av:
- the dnaA gene encoding chromosomal replication initiator protein DnaA, giving the protein MDVNNLIKTWKDIYSSTNINEDWRYNFFKLIESSSKLAEIDQKNNCIFVTVNATFEKHIINDNFYSFLADSTKRKLGENYKLKIITEQEYEEIKEIEEKQEKIEIEIKSDSLNKRFTFDTFIVSDKNVLLYKAAMAIALSNDSSNLNWNPFFLHGKSGLGKTHILHSIGNEIKKNFPEKRIKYAEAKDFGDIVMRAFESDDINKNIQNIFNEYAKYDCLLIDDVQFIQSRKKTKEVFFNIFNFFINNNKQIVVTSDQDPKELKDFEERFITRFKGGLTVRIYPPDQKTTEEILKLKIRKNEKLDINKFTNESIKWIANNFGENVRFLEGALNRLILYVINSKNDEKINVNFISEVFEDLDIEEKSSFDSIINLVAKKYGINQKDILSKSRKKDIIIARNIAIFLTREILHYSLNDIGRKFNKDHSTIMYAINKIDKNLNENEEFKEVIDDLKLKL; this is encoded by the coding sequence ATGGATGTAAATAATTTAATTAAAACCTGGAAAGACATTTATTCCTCTACTAATATAAATGAAGATTGAAGATATAATTTTTTTAAACTTATTGAAAGTAGTTCGAAATTAGCAGAAATAGATCAAAAAAACAATTGTATTTTTGTAACTGTAAATGCTACCTTTGAAAAACATATTATAAATGATAATTTTTATAGTTTTTTGGCCGATAGCACAAAAAGAAAATTAGGAGAAAATTATAAATTAAAAATAATTACTGAACAAGAATATGAAGAAATAAAAGAAATAGAGGAAAAACAAGAAAAAATTGAAATAGAAATTAAGTCTGATTCTCTTAATAAAAGATTTACATTTGATACATTTATTGTTTCTGATAAAAATGTATTATTATATAAAGCAGCAATGGCTATTGCATTATCTAATGATAGCAGTAATTTAAATTGAAATCCTTTTTTTCTTCATGGTAAAAGTGGATTAGGAAAAACACATATTCTTCATTCAATTGGAAACGAAATAAAAAAAAACTTTCCTGAAAAAAGAATTAAATATGCAGAAGCAAAAGATTTTGGTGATATTGTAATGCGTGCCTTTGAATCTGATGATATAAATAAAAATATTCAAAATATATTTAATGAATATGCAAAATATGATTGTCTTTTAATTGATGATGTTCAATTTATTCAATCTCGTAAGAAAACAAAAGAAGTTTTTTTTAATATTTTTAATTTTTTTATAAATAATAATAAACAAATTGTTGTTACTTCTGATCAAGATCCAAAAGAATTAAAGGATTTTGAAGAAAGATTTATTACAAGATTTAAAGGGGGATTAACAGTAAGAATTTATCCTCCTGATCAAAAAACAACAGAGGAAATCTTAAAACTTAAAATAAGAAAAAACGAGAAATTAGATATTAATAAATTTACAAATGAATCAATTAAATGAATTGCAAATAATTTTGGTGAAAATGTAAGATTTTTAGAAGGAGCTTTAAATAGATTAATATTATATGTAATTAATAGTAAAAATGATGAAAAAATAAATGTAAATTTTATTTCAGAGGTATTTGAAGATCTAGATATTGAAGAAAAATCTTCTTTTGATTCTATAATTAACCTTGTTGCAAAAAAATATGGAATAAATCAAAAAGATATTCTAAGTAAATCAAGAAAAAAAGATATCATAATTGCAAGAAACATTGCAATTTTCCTTACAAGAGAAATTTTACATTACTCATTAAATGATATTGGAAGAAAATTTAATAAAGATCATTCTA